One Desulfovibrionales bacterium genomic region harbors:
- the dnaJ gene encoding molecular chaperone DnaJ has protein sequence MIKRDYYEALNVPRDASEEEIKRSYRRLAMEYHPDRNPGDKEAEERFKEAAEAYEVLMDPQKREIYNHYGHEGLQGAGFRGFSGFDDIFASFSDIFEEFFGFGTTRQGRTASRPGADLRYDLNISFADAAFGRETEIEISRLETCSVCGGSGCKENSRPGTCPTCRGRGQVVRAEGFFRISTTCPHCRGAGTIITNPCENCAGSGQTRVKKKAAIKIPPGVDTGSRLRLRGEGESGERGGPPGDLYVVLHVEPHDFFERKGYDIYCHVPIPFTQAALGDKIEVTTLKGTKKVTIPEGIQSGEAIVLKGEGIPFLQGHGKGDQIIEVIVNTPVSLTARQKEILCEFAEIEAEKHAGFFKKIFRK, from the coding sequence ATGATCAAGCGCGATTATTATGAGGCACTTAATGTCCCGCGGGATGCTTCTGAGGAGGAGATAAAAAGGAGTTATCGCCGCCTGGCTATGGAGTATCATCCAGACCGAAACCCTGGAGATAAAGAGGCGGAAGAGCGTTTCAAGGAGGCGGCTGAGGCCTACGAAGTCCTTATGGATCCCCAGAAAAGGGAAATTTACAATCATTATGGACACGAAGGGCTACAGGGCGCTGGATTTCGGGGGTTCAGTGGATTTGATGACATATTCGCCAGTTTCAGTGATATATTTGAGGAATTTTTCGGCTTCGGGACTACAAGGCAAGGTCGAACTGCTTCCAGGCCGGGGGCCGACCTGCGCTATGATCTGAATATTTCATTTGCCGATGCAGCCTTCGGCAGGGAAACAGAGATAGAAATAAGCAGGCTGGAAACCTGTTCGGTCTGCGGAGGCAGCGGTTGTAAAGAGAATTCTCGTCCCGGCACCTGTCCAACCTGCCGCGGAAGAGGTCAGGTCGTACGCGCAGAAGGTTTCTTCCGTATCAGTACCACCTGCCCGCACTGCCGCGGCGCAGGGACCATCATCACTAATCCCTGTGAAAATTGCGCCGGTAGCGGGCAGACACGAGTCAAAAAGAAAGCGGCCATTAAGATTCCTCCGGGTGTGGACACCGGATCAAGGCTTCGATTGCGGGGAGAAGGGGAAAGCGGTGAAAGAGGCGGTCCACCCGGTGATCTTTACGTAGTTTTACATGTTGAGCCCCATGATTTTTTTGAACGGAAGGGCTATGATATTTATTGTCATGTACCTATTCCCTTCACTCAGGCGGCCTTGGGCGACAAAATCGAAGTTACTACCCTGAAAGGAACTAAAAAAGTTACTATCCCTGAGGGCATACAATCAGGCGAAGCTATCGTCTTAAAGGGCGAAGGCATACCCTTTTTGCAAGGGCACGGGAAAGGGGATCAGATAATAGAGGTGATTGTCAACACACCGGTATCCCTTACCGCCCGTCAGAAAGAAATTTTATGCGAATTTGCCGAAATCGAGGCAGAAAAACACGCCGGTTTTTTTAAGAAAATATTCCGTAAGTAA
- the rpoZ gene encoding DNA-directed RNA polymerase subunit omega — protein sequence MARVTVEDCLKRISSRFVLVNLAKKRVQQLRSGAQPLVQSRNKEIVVALREIAAGKVTPENVDELGKVEKGLQIEGEVKE from the coding sequence ATGGCACGAGTTACGGTTGAAGATTGTCTAAAAAGGATTAGTAGTCGATTTGTCCTGGTTAATCTGGCGAAAAAAAGGGTTCAACAGCTTCGTAGCGGCGCGCAGCCTCTGGTTCAATCCAGAAACAAGGAAATCGTTGTGGCCCTGCGGGAGATAGCGGCAGGGAAGGTCACGCCTGAAAATGTAGATGAACTGGGAAAGGTTGAAAAAGGGTTGCAGATAGAGGGGGAGGTTAAAGAGTAG
- a CDS encoding YncE family protein, with product MYKILHKYYLLCLSLLLVITLCWGCAGLKEKHLAEPMNSRPQGRLVLFLNGPPQTGLNLTFGLSSVGVFSEEGGWEELPLKLQPINSRGIIGRQVILAESKLVARAYEKLRFTFDRAQVIKENKAADLSIPSEGLEMDFNFRIVKGQDTSVFINWDVEGSIADNYLFIPAFALKTEIRGVRSQLAYVTNEGSDNVTVINREWDEVVSTIAVGKAPCGLAAGTKKTRLRVYVANSRANNITVIDPTLNQVEQTIPISFGRQPRAIAAAQTRSGKECLFVANYASNNVSIIDTDNYEEIEQVRVGVGPIAIITDPPTDTIYNMKGLTAGQLNRWKDYRDQHLHIYVANSKTNTVSVIIFNTSTLAVQDTHTLTVGWNPTALDVDVERGKVYVANNGSDTISIIDALKIMDGSTSDAVTTLTNVGTGGVDIAVDALFLRLYLLKDRPGEVLFLKTPVEDIAASLKSIMTPITGVIDVSGFHQSMALDPESRKLYVVDREDGIVHVIDKTSRRLIKNIPVGSKPYEITMVPF from the coding sequence ATGTACAAAATCCTTCATAAATATTATTTGCTTTGTCTGTCTCTTCTTCTCGTAATCACTCTGTGCTGGGGCTGCGCCGGGCTAAAGGAAAAACATCTGGCCGAACCGATGAATAGCCGGCCACAGGGCAGACTCGTTCTGTTTTTGAATGGCCCGCCGCAGACCGGCCTGAATCTCACCTTTGGCCTCAGCAGCGTTGGCGTCTTCAGCGAAGAAGGCGGTTGGGAAGAGTTGCCGCTTAAACTTCAGCCGATAAACTCCCGGGGTATAATCGGACGCCAGGTCATCCTCGCGGAAAGCAAACTTGTGGCCAGGGCCTATGAAAAGCTGCGCTTTACCTTTGATCGGGCACAGGTCATTAAGGAAAATAAGGCCGCAGACCTTTCCATCCCTTCCGAAGGCCTGGAGATGGATTTTAACTTCAGGATAGTCAAAGGGCAGGATACTTCAGTTTTTATCAACTGGGATGTAGAGGGGTCTATAGCGGATAATTATCTGTTTATCCCCGCATTTGCGCTAAAGACAGAGATTCGCGGGGTAAGAAGTCAACTGGCTTATGTAACCAATGAAGGGTCAGATAATGTAACGGTTATAAACAGAGAATGGGATGAGGTCGTTTCTACCATAGCGGTAGGAAAGGCGCCCTGCGGCTTGGCCGCCGGTACAAAAAAGACCAGGCTAAGGGTATATGTGGCCAACTCCAGGGCGAATAACATTACGGTCATCGATCCGACCCTAAATCAGGTCGAGCAGACCATACCTATATCATTTGGGAGACAACCCCGGGCCATTGCCGCAGCGCAGACCCGGTCAGGCAAGGAATGTCTGTTTGTGGCCAATTATGCCTCTAACAATGTCTCCATAATAGATACGGATAATTACGAAGAGATTGAACAGGTCAGGGTAGGCGTCGGCCCTATAGCCATAATCACTGACCCCCCCACGGACACCATATATAATATGAAAGGGCTGACGGCCGGTCAATTGAATCGCTGGAAGGATTATCGGGATCAACACCTGCATATATATGTAGCCAACAGTAAGACCAACACCGTATCCGTTATCATTTTCAATACCTCTACACTGGCCGTGCAAGATACCCATACCTTAACCGTGGGCTGGAATCCGACGGCCCTGGATGTGGATGTAGAGCGGGGTAAGGTCTATGTAGCTAATAACGGCTCTGATACGATCTCAATTATCGACGCATTAAAAATCATGGATGGCTCCACCTCGGACGCGGTAACCACCTTAACCAACGTGGGCACGGGCGGGGTGGACATTGCGGTCGATGCCCTTTTTCTGAGGTTGTATCTTTTAAAAGACCGGCCCGGTGAAGTGCTCTTCCTTAAGACTCCGGTGGAGGATATAGCTGCATCCTTGAAATCTATTATGACGCCCATTACGGGAGTGATCGATGTGAGTGGGTTTCACCAATCCATGGCCTTGGACCCCGAAAGTAGAAAGCTTTATGTCGTGGATCGTGAAGATGGCATAGTTCACGTTATAGATAAGACTAGCCGGCGATTGATCAAGAATATTCCCGTGGGTAGCAAGCCTTATGAGATTACGATGGTTCCTTTTTGA
- the trmD gene encoding tRNA (guanosine(37)-N1)-methyltransferase TrmD, whose protein sequence is MIFDILTIFPQLPSSVLAEGILGKAVKEGKVTVRVINLRDYTTDKHQVTDDRPYGGGEGMVMKPEPIYRAIQAIKTKDAGTRVVLLSPQGRLYTQAVAREMSAHSHLFIICGRYEGIDERLFHFVDDEVSIGDYVLSGGELAALVLIESITRLLPGVLGSPDSAARDSFMDGLLKYPQFTRPQVWQEMEVPSVLLSGDHEKIALWRRKEALKQTLLKRPDMLKTADLSARDRRLLEDIERERKLKAG, encoded by the coding sequence ATGATATTTGATATCTTGACCATATTCCCACAACTGCCGTCTTCAGTCCTGGCCGAAGGTATTCTGGGCAAGGCCGTCAAGGAAGGCAAGGTCACCGTCAGAGTTATAAATCTGCGGGATTACACCACAGACAAACATCAGGTTACGGATGATCGTCCTTATGGCGGTGGTGAGGGGATGGTGATGAAGCCCGAACCGATTTACCGGGCCATCCAGGCCATTAAGACTAAAGATGCCGGAACCCGGGTGGTTCTGCTCAGCCCGCAAGGCCGGCTTTATACACAGGCCGTAGCCAGAGAAATGAGCGCACATAGTCACCTGTTCATTATCTGCGGGCGTTACGAAGGCATTGATGAACGGCTTTTTCATTTTGTAGATGACGAGGTATCCATCGGCGACTATGTCCTTTCCGGGGGAGAATTAGCTGCCCTAGTGCTCATTGAATCGATAACCCGGCTGTTGCCGGGTGTGCTGGGTTCGCCGGATTCGGCGGCCAGAGACTCTTTTATGGACGGCCTCCTGAAGTACCCCCAGTTTACCAGGCCGCAGGTATGGCAGGAGATGGAGGTTCCGTCTGTTTTATTGTCAGGGGATCATGAAAAGATCGCTCTCTGGCGCCGCAAAGAGGCCCTGAAGCAGACTTTGCTCAAGAGGCCAGATATGTTGAAGACTGCCGACCTGTCTGCTAGGGATCGCCGCTTGCTGGAAGATATTGAAAGGGAGCGCAAACTTAAGGCCGGCTGA
- a CDS encoding peptidyl-prolyl cis-trans isomerase: MSLFILLRNYMIIGVLLLLAACSGFMISGEKPVAWVDGVPVTEGDLKEALKITHRTEAVRPEEHLDLMDYVNKLIDDRLIVQEAYRMGLDKDPWVQNKMHEYNLRESVVRLYKEEVQDRVWVSDDEMRRFYNEQMEETHIRQLTVGTEEKALNIRDQIEAGSDMATLAREHSIDMFKDKGGDRGFLRRWQLPESVRDIAFSLKAGQLPPVIKTPSGYQIIKIEEKKPAPEKSLEEIRQVAEKHFRKKKEEAQGQEVLKRYHKQADIVISEDLLAELPVSIDAARDEKWAKDERPIVKIGEEILTVRDFYQQLKDIPDSKLVADNPPDLKRKFVDNWIDRKLVDVVALNRHYEQDADFGRMLKYYEEYLLKKLFAQKVIYPQIKISDELLKDYYDKHRDKYLKPVQYRIRQITVSDEAQSRAILEQLRGGADFAWLAKNKSEDGLAEKGGDRGWISEDKLFFLSKAVSALKVGENSDVLSEGGAYYIVKLEAKSDVDYEDLEQIKDVVQRDYVKENYEKLWTDYAKELRQDAEVRMNDPFIQELKERFLPTVKSSTLDKQ, translated from the coding sequence ATGTCACTGTTTATATTGTTACGAAACTATATGATTATCGGGGTGCTTTTGTTGCTTGCGGCCTGTAGCGGGTTCATGATCTCAGGTGAAAAACCCGTGGCCTGGGTGGACGGCGTGCCGGTAACTGAGGGGGATTTAAAAGAGGCGTTAAAGATAACGCATCGCACTGAGGCCGTACGGCCGGAGGAGCATCTCGACCTTATGGATTATGTTAATAAATTGATCGATGACCGCCTGATTGTCCAGGAGGCCTATCGTATGGGGCTGGATAAGGATCCCTGGGTGCAAAATAAGATGCACGAATATAACCTCAGGGAATCAGTGGTACGCCTCTATAAAGAAGAGGTTCAGGACAGGGTTTGGGTAAGCGATGACGAGATGCGGCGATTTTACAATGAGCAGATGGAGGAGACACATATTCGCCAACTAACGGTGGGAACTGAGGAAAAGGCCCTGAATATACGGGACCAGATCGAAGCCGGTTCTGATATGGCCACTCTCGCCCGGGAGCATTCTATCGATATGTTTAAAGATAAGGGAGGAGACCGGGGGTTTTTACGCCGATGGCAACTCCCGGAATCAGTTAGAGATATAGCCTTCTCTCTTAAGGCTGGCCAGCTACCACCCGTAATTAAAACTCCCTCCGGCTATCAAATAATAAAAATTGAGGAGAAGAAGCCGGCACCGGAGAAAAGTTTAGAGGAGATACGGCAGGTTGCAGAAAAACATTTTCGTAAGAAGAAAGAAGAGGCGCAAGGTCAGGAAGTTTTAAAGAGATATCACAAGCAGGCCGATATAGTCATAAGCGAAGATTTGTTGGCAGAATTGCCGGTTTCTATTGACGCCGCAAGGGATGAAAAGTGGGCCAAGGATGAACGGCCTATTGTAAAAATTGGGGAAGAAATATTGACGGTGCGCGATTTCTATCAACAGCTAAAAGACATACCGGATTCTAAATTAGTTGCGGATAATCCGCCGGACTTAAAGAGAAAGTTTGTAGATAACTGGATCGACCGCAAACTTGTGGATGTAGTTGCTTTAAATCGGCATTATGAACAAGACGCAGATTTCGGTCGCATGCTTAAGTATTATGAAGAATACCTACTAAAGAAGTTGTTTGCCCAGAAGGTTATATACCCACAGATAAAGATTTCAGATGAACTCCTCAAGGATTATTACGATAAACACCGTGACAAGTATCTCAAGCCGGTTCAGTACCGGATAAGGCAGATTACTGTAAGTGATGAGGCGCAGTCCCGGGCCATCCTGGAACAACTGCGCGGGGGAGCTGATTTTGCCTGGCTGGCAAAAAATAAGTCCGAAGATGGCCTGGCTGAGAAGGGAGGAGACAGGGGCTGGATTTCAGAGGATAAATTGTTTTTTTTATCTAAGGCTGTTTCTGCCCTGAAGGTTGGAGAGAACAGCGATGTGCTTTCAGAGGGCGGTGCGTATTATATCGTAAAGTTGGAGGCCAAGTCCGATGTTGACTACGAGGACCTTGAACAAATAAAGGACGTCGTGCAAAGGGATTATGTCAAGGAAAACTATGAGAAATTATGGACGGATTATGCCAAGGAGTTAAGACAGGATGCTGAAGTCAGGATGAACGATCCCTTTATCCAGGAATTGAAAGAACGATTCCTGCCTACTGTGAAATCTTCTACTCTTGACAAGCAATGA
- the rimM gene encoding ribosome maturation factor RimM (Essential for efficient processing of 16S rRNA), whose translation MDEDYILIGKVVGAHGVRGVLKVLSYTESPDSFKALKAVWLKDKAGGLQEFRLESAGVKGKVSLLGLSGVDSRTKGESFIDSEVYCSKKWLEELPADEYYWHQIIGLTVRLEDGSVLGKIKAIFPTGSNDVYVVENGPKEHLIPAIEDVVVNIDLTNKIMTIRLLEDLLNMNDI comes from the coding sequence ATGGATGAGGATTACATCCTCATCGGAAAAGTAGTCGGCGCTCACGGTGTTAGAGGAGTGTTGAAGGTCTTGTCCTACACCGAATCGCCCGATAGCTTCAAGGCATTAAAAGCCGTCTGGTTGAAAGATAAAGCTGGTGGACTTCAAGAGTTTAGGTTGGAATCTGCCGGCGTGAAAGGGAAAGTCAGCCTTCTCGGTCTATCGGGGGTGGATTCCCGCACAAAGGGGGAGTCATTTATTGATTCAGAGGTCTATTGTTCAAAAAAGTGGCTTGAAGAGTTACCGGCTGACGAATACTACTGGCACCAGATTATAGGGTTGACGGTCCGATTAGAAGATGGGTCTGTCCTGGGAAAGATAAAGGCCATTTTTCCGACCGGCAGTAATGACGTCTATGTAGTCGAAAATGGACCAAAAGAACATCTTATCCCGGCTATCGAGGACGTAGTGGTCAATATAGACCTGACGAACAAGATCATGACGATCCGCCTGCTGGAAGATTTGTTGAATATGAATGATATTTGA
- the ffh gene encoding signal recognition particle protein, whose translation MFESLTERLNLVFKKLRGYGKLTEQNIQDGLREVRLALLEADVNYKVVKDFVNTVHERAVGQEVSDSLTPGQQLIKIVQEELTALMGGQKQDINFSGKWPVSIMMVGLQGSGKTTTAGKLALHLRGKGRRPYLVPADIYRPAAIDQLQKLANDLHMPAYPSVPDMKPLDICRRAMTLAREKAYDTVIIDTAGRLHIDTVLMDELKGIEAAIDPSEIILVADAMTGQDAVNIAEKFNQTLGLTGIILTKMDGDARGGAALSIKAVTQKPIKFVGVGEKLDALEPFYPDRMASRILGMGDVLTLIEKAQATLDAKKAVELEKKIRKESFTLEDFRDQLQQIKKMGTLEQIIGMIPGLNKIKSLQGLRPDESELVRIEAIINSMTRVERCNYTIINGSRRRRIAQGSGTSVQDVNKLLKNFVHMQKMMKKLKKGGLRNIQNLFSG comes from the coding sequence TTGTTTGAAAGCTTAACCGAACGCCTTAACCTCGTTTTCAAGAAGCTTCGGGGCTACGGCAAATTAACAGAGCAGAATATTCAGGACGGCCTGCGTGAAGTGCGCCTTGCCCTCTTAGAGGCTGATGTAAACTATAAAGTCGTTAAAGATTTTGTCAATACAGTCCATGAACGCGCTGTCGGACAGGAGGTGTCGGACAGTCTTACCCCGGGGCAGCAACTTATTAAGATAGTTCAGGAGGAATTGACCGCCCTGATGGGGGGGCAGAAACAAGACATTAATTTTTCGGGGAAATGGCCGGTGTCTATCATGATGGTTGGTCTGCAGGGTTCGGGCAAGACCACCACGGCGGGTAAGCTGGCCCTACACCTGCGGGGTAAGGGGAGGCGCCCTTATCTGGTGCCGGCCGATATATATAGGCCGGCGGCTATCGACCAGTTGCAAAAATTGGCCAATGATTTGCACATGCCCGCTTATCCGTCTGTGCCGGATATGAAGCCCCTGGATATTTGCCGGAGGGCTATGACTCTGGCCAGGGAGAAGGCCTATGATACCGTCATCATAGATACAGCAGGGCGCCTGCACATTGATACGGTACTCATGGATGAACTGAAAGGCATCGAGGCGGCCATTGATCCTTCGGAAATTATTCTGGTAGCCGATGCCATGACCGGTCAGGATGCGGTTAATATAGCCGAGAAGTTTAACCAGACCCTGGGGCTAACGGGTATAATTCTCACTAAAATGGATGGCGACGCCCGCGGAGGAGCGGCCCTATCTATAAAAGCGGTTACTCAGAAGCCGATTAAATTTGTTGGAGTGGGTGAAAAATTAGATGCCTTAGAGCCTTTCTATCCGGATCGCATGGCCTCCCGCATACTGGGGATGGGTGATGTCCTGACTCTTATTGAGAAGGCCCAGGCCACTCTTGATGCCAAGAAGGCCGTAGAACTTGAGAAAAAGATCAGAAAAGAGTCTTTCACCCTGGAGGACTTCCGGGATCAACTACAGCAGATAAAAAAGATGGGGACTCTGGAACAAATTATCGGCATGATTCCCGGACTAAACAAGATCAAATCATTGCAAGGATTGCGTCCGGACGAGAGCGAGTTGGTCAGGATAGAGGCTATTATAAATTCCATGACCAGGGTGGAACGATGCAATTATACAATCATAAATGGAAGCCGCAGGCGGCGCATCGCCCAAGGCAGCGGCACCTCGGTGCAAGATGTAAATAAGCTGCTGAAAAACTTCGTCCACATGCAAAAGATGATGAAAAAGCTCAAAAAGGGTGGACTGAGAAATATACAAAATCTGTTTTCAGGATAG
- a CDS encoding KH domain-containing protein — translation MKELIRYIARALVDNPDAVEVNEIEGEQTSVIELKVAKEDLGKVIGKQGRTARSMRTILSAASTKLRKRSVLEIIE, via the coding sequence ATGAAGGAATTGATCAGGTATATTGCACGCGCTTTGGTCGATAATCCGGATGCAGTGGAAGTTAATGAGATAGAGGGCGAGCAGACTTCCGTCATCGAATTGAAGGTAGCCAAGGAGGACCTGGGAAAGGTTATCGGCAAACAGGGACGCACTGCCCGATCTATGCGTACTATCTTAAGCGCTGCCTCGACCAAGTTAAGGAAGAGGTCAGTCCTCGAGATCATTGAGTAG
- a CDS encoding adenylate kinase: MNILIFGPNGSGKGTQGAIVQKKYNLPHIESGAIFRKNIGGGTELGKKAKAYIDRGDLVPDDITIPMILNRLKEDDCKKGWLLDGFPRNVVQAEALHKALNEAGIKLDYVVEIGLDRKTAAERIMGRRLCVNDNNHPNHVHIDAIKPVEKDGKLVCRVCGGDLKTRADDQDTAAIDKRHDIYYDTNSGTMAAVNYFKKVPGPKVVAVDGAPPINVVSEKLMAQLS; encoded by the coding sequence ATGAACATCTTAATTTTTGGTCCAAATGGAAGTGGCAAGGGAACGCAGGGGGCAATTGTTCAGAAGAAGTACAATCTCCCTCACATCGAATCGGGCGCCATATTCAGAAAGAATATAGGCGGGGGCACAGAGCTGGGGAAAAAGGCCAAGGCATACATCGACCGGGGAGATCTGGTGCCGGATGACATCACCATCCCCATGATCCTCAACCGGCTTAAGGAGGATGATTGTAAAAAGGGATGGCTTCTGGACGGCTTCCCGCGTAACGTTGTCCAGGCCGAGGCCCTGCACAAGGCGCTTAATGAGGCCGGCATCAAGCTTGACTATGTCGTGGAGATTGGCCTGGACCGCAAGACAGCCGCGGAAAGGATTATGGGCAGAAGGCTCTGCGTTAATGACAACAACCATCCGAACCATGTCCATATTGATGCCATCAAGCCGGTAGAAAAAGATGGGAAATTGGTCTGCCGGGTCTGCGGGGGTGATTTGAAGACTCGGGCCGATGACCAGGATACGGCCGCTATTGATAAGAGGCATGATATTTATTACGATACCAACAGCGGCACCATGGCGGCAGTCAACTATTTCAAAAAGGTGCCGGGGCCAAAGGTAGTTGCCGTGGATGGTGCGCCGCCCATCAATGTAGTCTCAGAGAAATTGATGGCCCAGTTGTCCTAA
- a CDS encoding biotin--[acetyl-CoA-carboxylase] ligase, whose translation MSSPKLAPIDVASLTSRLKTTPFAQGKIHYLPTTGSTNNVARDLAEKGAPEGTIVIAEAQTKGRGRLGRTWHSPPGAGLYFSVVLRPRLDPSDLPKITLLAGTAAAESIEETTGLHPVIKWPNDLLLAGKKVAGILTELYGDIAAPYVILGIGINIHTRREEFLPELQKTATSLAMAGGQNISRADLMQAILTHLGGWYELFKKGMFQPILDAWRKRCVIIGARVRILSGEKELEGIVVDVDASGALLLRDQTGQIRRILSGEVIRWEK comes from the coding sequence ATGAGTTCTCCAAAACTTGCCCCGATAGATGTTGCGTCACTTACCAGCAGGCTTAAAACCACCCCTTTCGCGCAAGGGAAAATACACTATCTACCAACCACCGGCTCCACAAACAATGTGGCGAGAGACCTGGCAGAAAAAGGGGCCCCGGAGGGGACTATCGTTATTGCCGAAGCCCAGACCAAAGGGCGGGGGCGTCTGGGCCGGACGTGGCATTCACCTCCCGGTGCCGGTCTCTATTTTTCCGTTGTCCTCCGGCCCCGGCTCGATCCATCCGATCTCCCTAAAATCACGCTGCTGGCGGGAACAGCCGCTGCCGAATCTATAGAAGAAACCACCGGTCTGCACCCAGTTATCAAGTGGCCGAATGACCTCCTGTTGGCAGGTAAAAAGGTAGCCGGCATACTGACAGAACTTTATGGCGATATCGCCGCACCTTATGTTATCCTCGGGATCGGCATAAATATTCACACACGCCGCGAAGAGTTCCTCCCTGAACTGCAAAAAACCGCCACCTCTCTGGCCATGGCCGGCGGACAAAACATCTCTCGCGCCGATCTCATGCAGGCCATACTTACACATCTGGGCGGGTGGTATGAGTTATTCAAAAAGGGGATGTTTCAGCCCATCCTGGACGCCTGGCGTAAGAGATGCGTTATTATCGGCGCCCGTGTCAGGATACTATCCGGAGAAAAAGAACTGGAAGGGATCGTTGTCGATGTGGATGCGTCCGGCGCTTTGCTCCTTCGGGATCAGACCGGACAAATCCGGCGTATCTTATCCGGTGAAGTTATAAGATGGGAAAAATGA
- the rpsP gene encoding 30S ribosomal protein S16, producing MAVRIRLARRGDKKSPFYRLVVANSESPRDGKFIDKIGTYDPKQTPHVVHVDEQKLAAWLQKGAKPTDTVKSLLISGGLLKK from the coding sequence ATGGCAGTTAGAATCCGATTGGCGCGGCGGGGAGACAAAAAAAGCCCCTTTTATCGTCTGGTAGTAGCAAACTCAGAATCGCCGCGAGATGGTAAATTTATCGATAAAATAGGCACTTATGACCCCAAGCAAACGCCTCATGTCGTCCATGTGGACGAGCAAAAGTTGGCCGCATGGCTGCAGAAAGGGGCCAAGCCCACAGACACAGTAAAGAGCTTACTTATCAGCGGCGGCTTGTTAAAAAAATAA
- the moaC gene encoding cyclic pyranopterin monophosphate synthase MoaC codes for MQPLSHFDAQGKAVMVEVGHKETTYRCARAGGSVLVNAETLQLIKEGRADKGDVLGIARVAGIMAAKKTSELIPLCHPLFISSVHISFSLDETNNKVLIEAIVNSQGKTGVEMEALTAVSVAALTIYDMCKSMDKGIIIMDICLQEKEGGKSGHYKRPVTG; via the coding sequence ATGCAACCCTTAAGCCATTTTGATGCCCAAGGGAAGGCGGTTATGGTGGAGGTCGGCCATAAAGAGACCACCTATCGTTGCGCCCGGGCTGGCGGTTCGGTATTGGTAAACGCCGAAACCCTACAGTTAATTAAGGAAGGGCGGGCTGATAAAGGGGATGTCTTGGGGATAGCCCGTGTGGCCGGCATCATGGCCGCCAAAAAGACCAGCGAACTCATCCCCCTCTGCCATCCATTATTCATCTCCAGTGTACATATCTCTTTTTCCCTGGATGAAACAAATAATAAGGTGTTAATCGAGGCCATAGTCAACAGCCAGGGCAAGACGGGCGTGGAGATGGAGGCCCTGACCGCTGTTTCTGTAGCCGCTCTGACCATCTACGATATGTGTAAGTCAATGGACAAAGGTATAATCATCATGGACATTTGCCTCCAGGAAAAAGAAGGAGGGAAGAGCGGTCACTATAAGAGGCCGGTCACGGGATAA